From the Halomonas meridiana genome, one window contains:
- a CDS encoding alpha-amylase family glycosyl hydrolase, producing MMQTPSTSHYVGSQGADWWRGAVIYQIYPRSFMDSHGDGIGDLKGVIDKLDYIASLNVDAIWLSPFFTSPMKDFGYDISNYRDVDPMFGTLEDFDRLVEAAHARGLKVTIDQVMSHTSDQHAWFEESRQSRDNPKADWYVWADPKPDGAPPTNWQSVFGGSAWQWDTRRCQYYLHNFLASQPDLNFRTPAVVDAMLEEVRFWLERGVDGFRLDAVNFCTHGELKDNPPRQEVTESFLGVRPDNPYGYQLHQYDKTQPENLVFLERLRALLDEYPGTTSVGEVGDDDALGVMAEYSQGGKRLHMCYSFNLLTDKADPGYLHETLTEMEARIGDGWPCWALGNHDVTRLATRWQAEGQLDKLRLYLVFLFSQRGSVCLYQGEELGLPEAELTFEQLVDPAGITFWPAYKGRDGCRTPHPWQADARHAGFSSATPWLPVPDSHASLAVDQQEQDADSLLNAYRAFLAFRRTQPALVKGDVRYHPVRDEVLCLERTYQQTRLLVALNFSDQTVTRPAPEGAEALKDAPKWLNGEWQAGTLTLPPFGVAIARCPQAQEEDAPWEV from the coding sequence ATGATGCAGACACCTTCTACTTCTCACTACGTTGGCAGCCAAGGAGCCGACTGGTGGCGCGGCGCGGTGATTTACCAAATCTACCCGCGCAGCTTTATGGACAGTCACGGCGACGGCATTGGCGATTTGAAAGGGGTGATCGACAAGCTCGACTACATCGCTTCATTAAACGTCGATGCGATTTGGCTGTCGCCGTTTTTTACCTCGCCGATGAAAGATTTCGGCTACGACATCAGCAACTACCGCGATGTCGACCCCATGTTCGGCACGCTGGAAGACTTCGACCGCTTGGTCGAAGCGGCCCACGCGCGGGGGCTGAAAGTGACGATCGATCAGGTGATGTCCCACACCTCCGACCAGCACGCGTGGTTCGAAGAGAGCCGCCAAAGCCGCGACAACCCCAAAGCCGACTGGTACGTATGGGCCGATCCCAAACCCGACGGCGCGCCGCCCACCAATTGGCAGTCGGTATTCGGCGGCAGCGCCTGGCAGTGGGATACCCGCCGCTGCCAGTACTATCTGCATAACTTCTTGGCCAGCCAGCCGGATCTTAACTTCCGCACCCCTGCGGTGGTCGACGCCATGCTGGAAGAGGTGCGCTTCTGGTTGGAGCGCGGCGTGGATGGCTTCCGGCTGGATGCGGTGAACTTCTGCACCCACGGCGAGTTAAAAGACAACCCGCCGCGCCAGGAAGTTACCGAGAGCTTCCTGGGCGTTCGCCCCGACAACCCCTACGGCTATCAGCTCCACCAATACGACAAAACCCAGCCAGAAAATCTGGTGTTTCTGGAGCGGCTGCGGGCGCTGCTGGATGAGTACCCCGGCACCACAAGCGTAGGTGAAGTGGGCGACGACGATGCGCTCGGCGTGATGGCGGAGTACTCCCAGGGCGGCAAGCGCCTGCACATGTGCTACTCGTTCAACCTGCTGACCGATAAAGCCGACCCTGGCTACTTGCACGAAACGCTCACCGAAATGGAAGCGCGCATTGGCGATGGCTGGCCCTGCTGGGCGCTGGGAAACCACGACGTAACGCGGCTGGCAACCCGCTGGCAGGCGGAAGGGCAGCTCGATAAGCTGCGCCTCTATTTGGTGTTCCTGTTCAGCCAGCGGGGCAGCGTATGCCTCTATCAGGGCGAAGAGCTGGGCCTGCCCGAGGCGGAGCTGACCTTCGAGCAGCTCGTCGATCCGGCGGGCATCACCTTCTGGCCTGCTTATAAAGGTCGCGATGGCTGCCGCACCCCGCACCCCTGGCAGGCGGACGCCCGCCATGCGGGCTTTAGCAGCGCTACTCCCTGGCTGCCGGTGCCCGATTCCCACGCAAGTTTGGCGGTGGACCAGCAAGAGCAGGATGCCGATTCGCTGCTCAATGCCTACCGAGCTTTTTTAGCCTTCCGCCGCACGCAGCCTGCGCTGGTTAAAGGCGACGTGCGCTATCACCCGGTACGCGACGAGGTGCTTTGCTTGGAGCGCACCTATCAGCAAACACGCCTGCTGGTGGCCCTGAACTTTAGCGATCAAACCGTGACCCGCCCGGCTCCCGAGGGTGCTGAAGCATTGAAGGATGCGCCTAAGTGGCTAAACGGCGAGTGGCAAGCAGGTACGCTGACGCTGCCGCCGTTTGGGGTGGCGATTGCCCGCTGCCCGCAAGCACAGGAGGAGGATGCGCCATGGGAGGTTTAA
- the ugpC gene encoding sn-glycerol-3-phosphate ABC transporter ATP-binding protein UgpC: protein MGGLTLSGIGKSFDGVEISRDIDLTIEDGEFVVFVGPSGCGKSTLLRMIAGLEDITTGDMQLDGQRINEIPPQERDIGMVFQSYALYPHMSVAENMAFGLKLARTDKAEIRRRVEHAAEMLHLTELLERKPKDLSGGQRQRVAIGRTLVKEPAVFLFDEPLSNLDAALRVDMRVQIAALHKRLNATMIYVTHDQVEAMTLADRIVLLSKGRIAQVGAPLSLYHFPNTLEVAEFIGSPRINTLPVTVVDPGERQTVVRLHSGETLAVAVNGQQLQAGEHATLGLRAEDFVAAEQADATLSATLMVAEKLGYETLAHWQVVGIDTPLTQRLDGLTRLEEGQVSRLGIAGQRCHLFDANGNACPRQVMVDGVSR from the coding sequence ATGGGAGGTTTAACCCTCAGCGGCATCGGTAAATCCTTCGATGGTGTCGAAATCTCACGAGATATCGACCTCACCATCGAAGACGGCGAGTTCGTCGTTTTCGTGGGCCCCTCCGGGTGCGGTAAATCCACGCTGCTACGCATGATCGCGGGCTTGGAGGACATCACCACTGGGGATATGCAGCTCGATGGTCAGCGTATCAACGAGATTCCGCCCCAGGAGCGGGACATCGGCATGGTGTTCCAATCCTACGCGCTCTATCCGCACATGAGCGTGGCCGAGAACATGGCGTTTGGCTTGAAGCTGGCGCGCACCGACAAAGCGGAAATTCGCCGCCGCGTGGAGCACGCCGCCGAGATGCTGCACCTCACCGAGCTTTTGGAGCGCAAGCCCAAAGACCTCTCCGGCGGCCAGCGCCAGCGGGTCGCTATTGGCCGCACCCTGGTGAAAGAGCCCGCAGTGTTCCTGTTCGACGAGCCGCTTTCCAACTTGGATGCCGCGCTGCGCGTGGATATGCGGGTACAGATCGCCGCGCTGCATAAGCGCTTAAACGCCACCATGATCTACGTCACCCATGATCAGGTGGAGGCGATGACCTTGGCCGACCGCATCGTGCTGCTCTCGAAAGGGCGTATTGCCCAGGTAGGCGCGCCGCTGTCGCTGTATCACTTTCCCAATACCCTTGAGGTGGCGGAGTTTATCGGTTCGCCGCGTATCAATACGCTGCCGGTGACGGTGGTCGACCCCGGTGAGCGCCAAACGGTGGTGCGCCTGCATAGCGGTGAAACGCTGGCGGTGGCGGTAAACGGTCAGCAGCTTCAGGCCGGTGAGCACGCCACGTTAGGGTTGCGGGCCGAAGACTTCGTGGCGGCTGAGCAAGCGGATGCGACGCTGAGCGCCACGCTGATGGTGGCCGAAAAGCTGGGCTATGAAACTCTGGCCCACTGGCAGGTGGTGGGTATCGATACCCCTTTGACCCAGCGCCTGGATGGCCTGACACGGCTGGAAGAGGGGCAGGTCTCGCGCTTGGGAATTGCTGGTCAGCGCTGCCACCTGTTTGATGCCAACGGCAATGCCTGCCCGCGCCAAGTCATGGTGGATGGGGTGAGCCGATAA
- a CDS encoding DUF3455 domain-containing protein — protein MTIQHMTRATLAATLIASFSHVVLADMTPAEVQVPDGNTVALETVGVGAITYMCEAKEDGTMGWVFKGPHAALNDSEGTQVGSYYGPPATWEALDGSKITGTQLAVAPNGDGNIPLQLVEANPAEGEGAMSGVSYIQRLNTQGGVAPDVACDEGHEGATAVVTYQADYIFWTAN, from the coding sequence ATGACCATCCAACATATGACGCGTGCTACTCTCGCCGCTACCTTGATTGCATCCTTCAGTCACGTCGTGCTGGCTGACATGACGCCCGCCGAAGTCCAAGTACCGGACGGCAACACCGTCGCTCTCGAAACCGTGGGCGTTGGTGCTATTACCTACATGTGTGAAGCCAAAGAAGACGGCACCATGGGCTGGGTATTTAAAGGCCCGCACGCTGCGCTGAACGATAGCGAAGGCACCCAGGTAGGCAGCTACTACGGCCCGCCCGCCACTTGGGAAGCCCTGGATGGTTCTAAAATTACCGGCACCCAGCTAGCCGTGGCGCCGAATGGCGATGGCAACATTCCGCTGCAGCTTGTTGAAGCCAACCCGGCTGAAGGTGAAGGCGCCATGAGCGGCGTGAGCTACATTCAGCGCCTGAACACTCAAGGCGGCGTTGCCCCTGACGTTGCCTGTGACGAGGGCCACGAGGGCGCCACTGCCGTCGTGACGTATCAAGCCGACTACATCTTCTGGACCGCGAACTAA
- a CDS encoding sigma-70 family RNA polymerase sigma factor encodes MSERDMSETGKANTISTENGHVRPAQEFDYADALARCARGEHAALQQLYQYEGAKLLGVVLRIVKDRGMAEDIVHDACLNIWQRADSFDPQKGAARTWIFSIARHLALNAIRGRDREVSVDLDDPHELDDDDTFQQASRVTDAFDWQTGQRMDECLQQLETERRNCVLHAYVDGLSHAEIAAHTGAPLGTVKAWIKRSLLRLRECMA; translated from the coding sequence GTGTCTGAACGTGATATGTCTGAAACAGGTAAGGCTAACACCATTAGCACCGAGAACGGCCACGTAAGGCCCGCTCAAGAATTCGATTACGCTGATGCGCTCGCCCGCTGTGCCCGGGGAGAGCACGCAGCGCTACAACAGCTTTATCAATACGAAGGTGCCAAGCTGCTGGGCGTTGTTTTGCGCATAGTGAAAGACCGAGGCATGGCGGAAGATATCGTTCACGATGCCTGCCTGAACATTTGGCAGCGCGCGGACAGCTTCGACCCGCAAAAAGGCGCGGCCCGTACCTGGATCTTCAGCATTGCCCGCCACTTGGCGCTGAATGCCATCCGTGGCCGTGACCGCGAAGTGAGTGTCGACCTGGATGACCCCCACGAACTCGATGACGACGACACCTTCCAACAGGCGTCGCGGGTGACGGACGCCTTCGATTGGCAAACCGGCCAACGGATGGACGAGTGCCTGCAGCAGTTGGAAACCGAACGCCGTAACTGCGTGCTGCATGCCTATGTGGATGGTTTGTCCCATGCAGAGATTGCGGCGCACACGGGCGCGCCGCTAGGTACGGTCAAAGCCTGGATCAAGCGCAGCCTGCTTCGCTTACGGGAGTGTATGGCATGA
- a CDS encoding anti-sigma factor domain-containing protein, translating to MSPSNEPDDLHALAGEYVLGTLPMAEREAFEARLANDPELQKAVTAWEERFFPYTAMVDPVTPSDYLWPRIERSLNASATRAPQTVSRRAPRAHVPRSRWWHSLPVWRGIAGAGLAAALAMGVLLTNVTTTPATPEYMVVLLAPQTQSAGWVVQAANRQEIQLIPLGTFEVPEGKALEFWTKADDWQAPVSLGLVEPGQPLRLRLDQLPPLEDNQLFELTLEDDAGSPTGLPTGPIEFIGRAVEI from the coding sequence ATGAGCCCTTCGAACGAACCCGATGACCTTCATGCCCTGGCCGGGGAGTACGTGCTAGGCACGCTGCCCATGGCCGAGCGTGAAGCCTTTGAGGCGCGTTTAGCCAACGACCCTGAATTGCAAAAAGCAGTGACGGCTTGGGAAGAGCGTTTCTTTCCCTATACCGCGATGGTGGACCCGGTCACGCCCTCCGATTATCTCTGGCCGCGTATCGAGCGCAGCCTAAACGCATCGGCCACCCGAGCACCACAGACGGTCTCCCGTCGTGCGCCGCGCGCTCATGTGCCGCGTAGCCGTTGGTGGCACAGCCTGCCGGTTTGGCGCGGAATCGCTGGGGCGGGATTAGCGGCTGCGCTGGCCATGGGGGTGTTGCTGACCAACGTCACGACCACTCCCGCAACGCCAGAGTACATGGTGGTGCTGCTCGCGCCGCAAACTCAGTCGGCGGGGTGGGTGGTACAGGCCGCGAATCGCCAGGAGATTCAGTTGATTCCTTTGGGCACGTTTGAAGTGCCCGAGGGCAAAGCGTTGGAGTTCTGGACCAAAGCCGATGATTGGCAAGCGCCTGTCTCGCTGGGGCTTGTAGAGCCAGGGCAACCGCTGCGCCTGCGGTTGGATCAGCTGCCACCGCTGGAAGATAACCAACTATTCGAGCTGACGCTGGAAGATGATGCTGGCTCGCCCACCGGGCTGCCCACCGGCCCGATTGAGTTTATTGGCCGCGCGGTCGAAATCTAA